The Streptomyces achromogenes genome window below encodes:
- a CDS encoding steroid 3-ketoacyl-CoA thiolase has translation MAAEPVIVEAVRTPIGKRGGALANLHPAYLLGETYRELLGRTGIPADAVEQIVGGTVTHAGEQSMNPARTAWLTMGLPYETAATTVDCQCGSSQQASHMTANMIAAGVIDVGISCGVEAMSRVPLGSGSKHGPGKPFPDEWNVDLPNQFEAAERIARHRGLTRTDVDELGVLSQNRAATAWSEERFKRETFAVQVPTTEDEQAAGQGMWRLVDRDEGLRDTSLDALAGLKPVMPTAIHTAGNSSQISDGAAAIMWASKRMAKALKLKPRARIVAQALVGANPHFHLDGPIDATRAVLGKAGMTLKDIDLVEINEAFASVVLSWTKVFDADLSKVNVNGGAIALGHPVGATGARLITTALHELERTDKEFALITMCAGGALATGTIIQRL, from the coding sequence ATGGCCGCCGAACCCGTGATCGTGGAAGCAGTCCGCACCCCCATCGGCAAGCGCGGCGGCGCGCTCGCCAACCTGCACCCCGCCTATCTCCTGGGCGAGACCTACCGCGAACTCCTCGGCCGCACCGGCATCCCCGCCGACGCCGTGGAACAGATCGTCGGCGGCACGGTGACCCACGCCGGCGAACAGTCCATGAATCCCGCCCGCACCGCCTGGCTCACCATGGGCCTCCCCTACGAGACGGCGGCGACCACCGTCGACTGCCAGTGCGGCTCCTCGCAGCAGGCTTCGCACATGACCGCGAACATGATCGCGGCAGGCGTGATCGACGTCGGCATCAGCTGCGGCGTCGAGGCGATGAGCCGCGTCCCGCTCGGCTCGGGCTCGAAGCACGGCCCGGGAAAACCGTTCCCGGACGAGTGGAACGTCGACCTCCCCAACCAGTTCGAGGCGGCGGAACGCATCGCACGACACCGCGGCCTGACGCGTACGGACGTGGACGAGCTCGGCGTCCTCTCCCAGAACCGGGCGGCGACGGCCTGGTCGGAGGAACGCTTCAAGCGCGAGACTTTCGCCGTGCAGGTCCCCACGACGGAGGACGAACAGGCGGCGGGCCAGGGCATGTGGCGCCTGGTCGACCGCGACGAGGGTCTGCGCGACACCTCACTGGACGCCCTGGCGGGCCTCAAGCCCGTGATGCCGACGGCGATCCACACGGCCGGCAACTCGTCGCAGATCAGCGACGGCGCGGCGGCGATCATGTGGGCGTCCAAACGGATGGCGAAGGCCCTGAAGCTCAAGCCGAGGGCACGGATCGTCGCCCAGGCCCTGGTGGGCGCGAACCCCCACTTCCACCTGGACGGCCCGATCGACGCGACGCGTGCGGTGCTCGGCAAGGCCGGCATGACGCTGAAGGACATCGACCTGGTCGAGATCAACGAGGCGTTCGCGTCGGTGGTGCTGAGCTGGACGAAGGTCTTCGACGCCGACCTGTCCAAGGTCAACGTGAACGGCGGCGCGATCGCCCTCGGCCACCCGGTCGGCGCGACGGGCGCCCGCCTGATCACCACGGCCCTGCACGAACTGGAGCGCACCGACAAGGAGTTCGCCCTGATCACCATGTGCGCGGGCGGAGCCCTGGCCACGGGCACCATCATCCAACGGCTGTAA
- a CDS encoding DUF397 domain-containing protein yields MESSIWRKSSYSGDQGGNCVEVAQTLGGAAGVVAVRDSKDPAGPVLTVEPAGFSRFLGWVTAVG; encoded by the coding sequence ATGGAGAGCAGCATCTGGCGTAAGTCCAGCTACAGCGGCGACCAGGGCGGGAACTGTGTCGAGGTTGCCCAGACCCTCGGCGGGGCGGCGGGCGTTGTCGCTGTTCGTGATTCCAAGGACCCGGCGGGGCCGGTGTTGACTGTTGAGCCCGCCGGGTTCTCGCGGTTTCTGGGGTGGGTTACAGCCGTTGGATGA